Proteins found in one Physeter macrocephalus isolate SW-GA chromosome 17, ASM283717v5, whole genome shotgun sequence genomic segment:
- the BLOC1S3 gene encoding biogenesis of lysosome-related organelles complex 1 subunit 3: MASQGRRRRPETVVPGEAAETDSELSASSSEEEELYLVPSGPTRGRPTGLRVAGEAAETDSDSEPEPKAAPRDLPPLVVQRETAGEAWGEEEAPAPAPARSLLQLRLAESQARLDHDVAAAVSGVYRRAGRDVAALAGRLAAAQAAGLAAAHSVRLARGDLCALAERLDIVAGCRLLPDIRGVPGTEPEQDPGPRA; the protein is encoded by the coding sequence ATGGCGTCCCAGGGTCGTCGGCGGAGGCCTGAGACGGTGGTGCCGGGGGAGGCGGCCGAGACAGACTCGGAGCTGTCTGCGTCCTCgtcggaggaggaggagctgtACCTGGTCCCCTCGGGCCCGACGCGCGGCCGCCCCACGGGACTGCGGGTGGCCGGGGAGGCCGCGGAGACCGACTCGGACTCGGAGCCGGAGCCGAAGGCCGCGCCGAGGGATCTGCCTCCGCTCGTGGTGCAGCGGGAGACGGCcggggaggcctggggagaggaggaggcccCGGCGCCCGCCCCCGCGCGTTCGCTGTTGCAGCTCCGGCTGGCTGAGAGCCAGGCGCGGCTGGACCACGACGTAGCGGCCGCGGTGAGCGGCGTGTACCGCCGCGCGGGCCGTGATGTGGCCGCCCTGGCCGGTAGGCTGGCGGCTGCCCAGGCGGCGGGATTGGCGGCGGCCCACAGCGTGCGCCTGGCGCGGGGGGACCTCTGCGCGCTGGCCGAGCGCCTGGACATCGTGGCCGGCTGCCGCCTGTTGCCCGACATCCGCGGCGTGCCGGGCACCGAGCCCGAACAAGACCCCGGCCCGCGAGCCTAG